The following is a genomic window from Mycolicibacterium sp. TY81.
GGACACGCGATCGCCGGCGGCTCGTTCCTGCTGTGCTCGGGTGACCATCGGGTCGGCTCGGCCACGATGCGGTGCCAGGCCAACGAGGTGGCCATCGGCATGACGGTGCCGCAGTCCTGCATCGAAATCCTCCGGCTGCGACTGACCAATTCGGCCTTCCAGCGGGCGGTCGGCCTGGCCGCCACGTTCACCGGCGAGGAAGCCCGGGCGGCCGGCTGGGTGGACGAGATCGTCGACCAGGAGCACGTGCTGAGCCGCGCCCAGGAGGTGGCCGCGGGATTCGCCGCGACGCTGCACCCCAAGCATCACCTGGCCAGCAAGCTCAAGGCCCGCGCCGGCGGACTGGCCGCGATCCAGGCCGGCATCGACGGTCTGGCCGCCGAGTTCGCCGGGTAACGCCACACATCGACAAAGCTGTCGGTACGCCGACCTAGGGTGGTCCGATGGCGCTACACCTGCACCGAGCCGAAGACACCGGCGCGCTGGCCGCCGGGCTGGGTGCACTGCTCGCCGAACCGCCGGCGGATCCGTTCGCCTCCGAGCTGGTGCTGGTGTCCGCCCGCGGTATGGAGCGCTGGCTCAGCCAGCAGCTGTCCCATGCGCTCGGCCGCGGCACGGCGAACGACGGTGTGTGTGCGGGTATCGAATTCCGCTCCCCCGCATCGCTTCTCGCGGAGATCACGGGGACGGCCGACGACAACCCGTGGGAGCCCGACGCCCTGGTGTGGCCGCTGCTGGAGGTGCTCGACGAGCTGGGCGCAAACCACCCCTGGGCGGGCACCCTGGCCGCGCACCTCGGCTACACCGCGCTGGGCAATCCCGAGGAGACCCAGTTGCGGCAGGGCCGTCGGTACGCGGTGGCCCGGCGGCTGGCGGGCCTGTTCGACACCTACGCCAAAGCCCGGCCGGCGATGCTCGCCGACTGGCTGACGGGCGGCGAGTCCGACGGCGCGGGCGGCCGGCTGGACGACGACCTGCGGTGGCAACCGCACCTGTGGCGCGCGACCGCCGAACGTGTCGCTGCCGACCCGCCCCCGGTGCGGCAGGCGAAAACCATTGCCCGGCTGGTCGATTCGCCGTCCGAGCTACCCCCGCGGCTGTCTTTGTTCGGGCACACCCGGTTGCCCGCGGCAGATCTCGAACTGCTCGGGGCCTTGGCGACCCACCACGATCTGCACCTGTGGCTGCCGCACCCCAGCGACCCGTTGTGGCAGGCGCTGTCCGATCTGCGCGGGCAGGAGCTCCGGCGCCAGGACAGCAGCCGGTTGCGGGTAGGCCACCCCCTGCTGCAGACCCTGGGCCGCGATCTGCGGGAGCTGCAACGCGGCCTGCCAGCCGCGCAGTCCGATCGGTTCCACCCCCGCAGCGGATTCCCGGACACGCTGCTGGGCCGGCTGCAGTCCGACATCTCGGCCGACGAGGTGCGGCCCGGCGGGCGCCGGCTGGCCAAGGGCGACCGGTCCGTGCAGATCCATCGCTGCCACGGCGCGGCCCGGCAGATCGATGTCCTGCGTGATGTGCTGCTGGGCCTGCTCGACGACGACGAGACCCTGCAGCCGCGCGACATCCTGGTCATGTGCCCCGACATCGAAACCTATGCGCCGCTGATCACCGCGGCGTTCGGGGCGGGCGAGCATGCCGACCTCGGCCACCCGGCCCAGAGCCTGCGGGTCCGGTTGGCCGACCGCGCGCTGACCCAGACCAATCCCCTGCTCGGGGTGCTGGCCGAGCTGCTCGACATCGCCGACGGCCGGGCCACCGCCAGTGCGGTGCTGAGCCTGGCGCACAGCGAGCCGGTGCGCCGGCGCTTCGCGTGGGGCGACGACGACCTCGTGGACCTCACCGAATGGGTTGGCGCGGCGGGCATTCGGTGGGGTTTCGACGCGGCGCACCGCACCCCGTACGCGCTGCAGCGATACCCGCAGAACACCTGGCAGTTCGGGGTCGACCGACTGCTCGTCGGCGCCGCGATGTCCGACGATTCGCAGGGCTGGCTCGGTACCGCGTTGCCGCTCGACGACGTCGACTCGAACCGCGTGGAACTGGCCGGCCGGTTGGCCGAATACGTCCAGCGGTTGTGCGGTGTCGTCGACCGGCTCACCGGCGCGCAGCCCCTGGACAGCTGGGTGGAGATCCTGCGCGACGGCGTCGCGCAGCTCACCCGCGTCGGCCCCGACGAGCAGTGGCAGCAGGCGCAACTCGACCGTGAACTCGCGAAAGTGTTGACCCACGCGGGTTCTCGGTCCGGCACGACGCTGCGGCTGCCCGATATCCGGTCCCTGCTGCGCCGGCAGCTGGCCGGCCGCCCGACCCGCGCCAACTTCCGCACCGGCACACTGACGGTGTGCACCATGGTCCCGATGCGCTCGGTGCCGCATCGCGTGGTGTGCCTCGTCGGGCTCGACGACGGCGTCTTTCCGCGCACCAACATCGCCGACGGTGACGACGTCCTGGCCCGTCGCCCGCTCACCGGTGAACGCGACATCCGTTCGGAAGACCGGCAGTTGCTGCTCGATGCGATCTGCGCGGCCACCGACACCCTGGTCGTCACCTACACCGGCACCGACGAACACTCCGGCGAGCACCGGCCGCCCGCGGTCCCGGTACAGGAGCTGCTCGACGCGCTGGACCGGACCACGACCGAACCCGTCCGGGA
Proteins encoded in this region:
- a CDS encoding crotonase/enoyl-CoA hydratase family protein, which gives rise to MSTVTYSVTDAVATITLDDGKVNVLSPTMQENINAALDQAEQSDDVKAVVIAGNNRVLSAGFDLAIFGSGDAAAGFAMLRGGIELDARLLRFPVPVVIAATGHAIAGGSFLLCSGDHRVGSATMRCQANEVAIGMTVPQSCIEILRLRLTNSAFQRAVGLAATFTGEEARAAGWVDEIVDQEHVLSRAQEVAAGFAATLHPKHHLASKLKARAGGLAAIQAGIDGLAAEFAG
- the recC gene encoding exodeoxyribonuclease V subunit gamma; the encoded protein is MALHLHRAEDTGALAAGLGALLAEPPADPFASELVLVSARGMERWLSQQLSHALGRGTANDGVCAGIEFRSPASLLAEITGTADDNPWEPDALVWPLLEVLDELGANHPWAGTLAAHLGYTALGNPEETQLRQGRRYAVARRLAGLFDTYAKARPAMLADWLTGGESDGAGGRLDDDLRWQPHLWRATAERVAADPPPVRQAKTIARLVDSPSELPPRLSLFGHTRLPAADLELLGALATHHDLHLWLPHPSDPLWQALSDLRGQELRRQDSSRLRVGHPLLQTLGRDLRELQRGLPAAQSDRFHPRSGFPDTLLGRLQSDISADEVRPGGRRLAKGDRSVQIHRCHGAARQIDVLRDVLLGLLDDDETLQPRDILVMCPDIETYAPLITAAFGAGEHADLGHPAQSLRVRLADRALTQTNPLLGVLAELLDIADGRATASAVLSLAHSEPVRRRFAWGDDDLVDLTEWVGAAGIRWGFDAAHRTPYALQRYPQNTWQFGVDRLLVGAAMSDDSQGWLGTALPLDDVDSNRVELAGRLAEYVQRLCGVVDRLTGAQPLDSWVEILRDGVAQLTRVGPDEQWQQAQLDRELAKVLTHAGSRSGTTLRLPDIRSLLRRQLAGRPTRANFRTGTLTVCTMVPMRSVPHRVVCLVGLDDGVFPRTNIADGDDVLARRPLTGERDIRSEDRQLLLDAICAATDTLVVTYTGTDEHSGEHRPPAVPVQELLDALDRTTTEPVRDRIVADHPLQPFDIRTVACDELVPDRPFTYDPAALRGARAVLGERRPKPRLIDGPLDESPCGDVELAELLRFFANPVKGFFRALDYTLPWDADELSDAIPVAIDGLGKWAVGERMLDDLKIGRDPDFVIGAEWRRGTLPPGRLGWRQANEIRGEALELATAARTLQRGEASALDIDVDLGQGRRLTGTVAPVWQDRTVTVTYSKLGAKHRLQAWVTLVALAAGAPEREWEAYCIGRGPRGGVHAMGYRPPEQPLSVLRDLVAIYDAGRREPLPLPLKTSLEWARARLFDDPVPERGAESEWRFEKDGAEYVEVWGPAAPLHVLLDPPRPDELAVRGETTRLGAYAARLWQPLLDAERRV